From the genome of Eucalyptus grandis isolate ANBG69807.140 chromosome 2, ASM1654582v1, whole genome shotgun sequence, one region includes:
- the LOC108956741 gene encoding G-type lectin S-receptor-like serine/threonine-protein kinase LECRK2, producing MSPVSVLCFLLFHLLIPSPAQADGDITIGSSLTAKKDNSSWLSPSGDFAFGFRTLPANPDNPGEVFLLSIWYNKIPSRTIVWFANGDHPAPENSKLEFTSDLGLVLTDPRGERLWKSENIVGTISHATFNDTGNFIILGSNLEKLWESFEDPDDTLLPSQTLGKKKYLSSRQSEGSFSRGKFQLQMLDSGDLVLNTINLPSSYANEPYYSTGTARDSNKSSPGKEVVFDNSASPFVLRENGDKVYLSQVKVPSASDFYSRITLSFDGVLTQYVHPKNSSSNGTWISLWSEPENICTAVLAPRGSGVCGYNSICSLGNNNRPKCGCPEKYTLLDPNDEYGSCTPNFTLSCEEDEKKLKQGSIEDLYTFVELEHTGWRRLIMPC from the coding sequence ATGTCCCCTGTTTCAGTGCTCTGTTTCTTGCTCTTTCACCTGCTAATTCCTTCCCCAGCGCAAGCGGACGGTGATATAACCATCGGATCTTCTCTGACCGCGAAAAAGGACAACTCTTCATGGCTTTCACCTTCCGGGGACTTTGCATTCGGCTTTCGTACGCTACCTGCCAACCCCGACAACCCCGGTGAGGTCTTCTTGCTCTCCATTTGGTATAACAAGATACCTTCGAGAACAATTGTCTGGTTCGCAAATGGAGATCATCCTGCACCTGAAAATTCGAAGCTAGAGTTCACTTCCGACCTTGGCTTGGTTCTCACTGATCCACGAGGAGAAAGATTGTGGAAATCAGAGAACATCGTCGGTACTATCTCGCATGCTACCTTCAACGACACGGGCAATTTTATTATTCTCGGTTCAAATTTGGAGAAACTATGGGAAAGCTTTGAAGATCCCGACGACACATTGCTTCCTTCACAAACGCTGGGAAAAAAGAAGTACCTTTCCTCTCGTCAATCAGAAGGAAGCTTTTCCAGAGGAAAATTCCAGCTTCAGATGCTGGACAGCGGAGACCTCGTACTCAACACCATAAACCTGCCTTCCAGTTATGCAAACGAACCTTATTACAGCACTGGAACTGCCCGAGATTCGAACAAGTCGAGCCCGGGGAAAGAAGTCGTGTTCGACAATTCAGCTTCTCCATTTGTTCTGAGAGAAAATGGCGATAAAGTTTACCTCTCACAGGTGAAAGTACCTTCAGCATCAGATTTTTACTCTAGAATTACGCTGAGCTTTGATGGGGTTTTGACTCAATACGTACACCCCAAGAATTCTAGTTCTAATGGAACCTGGATCTCTCTGTGGTCTGAACCTGAAAATATATGCACTGCCGTTCTTGCTCCACGCGGCTCTGGTGTTTGTGGCTACAACAGTATTTGTTCCCTGGGTAACAATAACAGGCCGAAATGTGGCTGCCCCGAAAAATACACTTTGCTTGACCCCAACGATGAGTATGGCAGTTGCACACCTAACTTCACACTGAGTTGTGAGGAAGATGAAAAGAAGCTGAAGCAAGGTTCCATAGAGGATCTTTACACTTTCGTAGAGCTAGAGCACACGGGTTGGCGACGTCTGATTATGCCCTGCTGA
- the LOC120290739 gene encoding G-type lectin S-receptor-like serine/threonine-protein kinase LECRK3, producing the protein MTASSLSNGRVDPNLQGKFLIKVPKRDSTLTNDSQYPIPKGRIKDHDHRILIFVGSVLFATSVSVNFLLIGALTWGFFFVYRKKLKNISTKENFVESNLRYFTYQELFQATDGFKEEVGRGSFGIVYKGVMSNDAPIAVKKLASGMQNKEREFRTEVDVIGQTSHKNLVRLLGFCDERQERLLVYEFLSNGTLSSLLFSGESKPSWIQRCQIASGIARGLLYLHEECTTQIIHCDIKPQNILLDDYYNARISDFGLAKLLKMSQSHTQTNIRGTRGYIAPEWFRNLPISVKVDVYSYGVLLLEIICCRSCFKTEVSRESEGGLLTDWAYDCFMHGRLDALVEGDTEGLSNRVKLKNLVMITLWCIQEDPSLRPTMKKVTQMLEGAVEVPVPPCPFPLNSSTSSFLHPN; encoded by the exons ATGACTGCAT CTTCCCTGTCCAACGGAAGAGTTGATCCTAACTTGCAAGGAAAGTTCCTAATCAAAGTCCCGAAGCGTGACTCAACTCTTACAAACGATTCCCAATATCCAATCCCAAAGGGAAGGATAAAAGACCACGATCATAGAATTTTGATTTTCGTTGGATCAGTGCTATTCGCAACTTCTGTGTCCGTCAATTTTCTACTCATCGGTGCTCTCACTTGGGGGTTTTTCTTTGTCTACCGCAAGAAGCTCAAGAATATATCCACCAAAGAGAACTTCGTGGAATCAAATTTGCGTTATTTCACTTACCAAGAGCTTTTCCAAGCCACGGATGGGTTCAAGGAAGAGGTAGGCCGGGGATCTTTCGGGATTGTTTATAAAGGGGTGATGTCCAACGATGCACCAATTGCCGTGAAGAAGCTAGCTAGTGGGATGCAAAACAAGGAGAGGGAGTTCAGAACAGAAGTCGATGTGATAGGCCAGACCTCTCACAAGAATCTGGTTAGATTACTTGGTTTCTGTGATGAACGCCAAGAAAGGTTGCTCGTCTATGAGTTCTTGAGCAATGGCACACTATCAAGTCTTCTCTTTTCAGGTGAATCCAAACCCAGTTGGATCCAGAGATGCCAAATTGCTTCAGGAATTGCCAGGGGATTACTATACTTGCATGAAGAGTGCACTACACAAATCATCCACTGCGATATAAAGCCACAGAACATACTTCTCGATGACTACTACAACGCGAGAATCTCTGATTTTGGACTTGCCAAGCTCCTGAAGATGAGCCAGAGCCATACTCAAACGAATATAAGAGGAACAAGAGGGTACATCGCTCCTGAATGGTTCAGGAACTTGCCCATCAGTGTGAAAGTGGATGTCTATAGCTACGGGGTGTTGCTTCTGGAGATAATATGCTGCAGGAGCTGTTTCAAGACTGAGGTGAgcagagagagtgagggagggCTCTTGACTGATTGGGCTTATGATTGCTTCATGCATGGAAGGCTGGATGCTCTGGTTGAAGGTGACACGGAGGGTCTGAGTAACAGGGTGAAGCTGAAGAATTTGGTCATGATCACGTTATGGTGTATTCAAGAGGACCCTTCCTTGAGGCCAACGATGAAGAAGGTGACACAGATGCTGGAAGGAGCAGTGGAAGTGCCTGTCCCTCCATGTCCATTCCCCTTGAACAGCAGCACCTCCTCTTTCCTTCACCCAAATTGA
- the LOC120290894 gene encoding uncharacterized protein LOC120290894: protein MNDQAHLMNQAPMMMNQSPMMNPPPPPQVIMNQAPQLMSASQSMSQPQLIGKPQVLNQQPQLMGQSQMLSQSQVPSLNRSYKMWPQKQKQKQQQQQQQQQQQPSLDPNVQFLGSMNPGFGALKQPMMPLPGRSNWKGKKPNDKRNDPRKVPKAIPNAGMSSGASGMGYQPPALTDLQFQNRLKSRKYYPKKKFNNRFAPYAPRNTTSFIIRAKKSGGIASMVSPCPVTPAVLPTPIFSPSREVLVDMAKEEWGVDGYGSMKGLIRLRNEVENRDNEEEEDENEEENNGSSESDVEEEKDSVMSRLDHEMNRFEMVYPNYGSDYNNLLVNRVDDQDTHIAQLEEENLALRERLFLMEREMEDLRRRLNFLERQHHVDEDVNEEVVENESDNESEDECNVNVPGGVSKGEDMDCVDGDVGGRDVKFDGDAKEEKYDSTLGNKAIPEVAMEEFISNEAILKEDESGYEEQRDGVIPGRAKSEGEEGVKVVENEVSHEVNLKWDECEQKDDANAPLEKSIGDGQ from the coding sequence ATGAACGATCAGGCGCACCTGATGAATCAGGCGCCGATGATGATGAACCAGAGCCCGATGATGAACCCACCGCCTCCGCCGCAGGTCATCATGAATCAGGCCCCCCAGCTGATGAGCGCGTCTCAGTCGATGAGCCAGCCCCAGTTGATTGGCAAGCCTCAGGTCCTGAATCAGCAGCCCCAGTTGATGGGCCAGTCTCAGATGTTGAGTCAATCTCAGGTGCCCAGTTTGAACAGGAGTTACAAGATGTGGCctcagaagcagaagcagaagcagcagcagcagcagcagcagcagcagcagcagccgtcGCTTGACCCCAATGTGCAGTTTCTTGGCTCCATGAACCCGGGTTTCGGGGCTTTGAAGCAGCCGATGATGCCGTTGCCCGGTAGAAGCAATTGGAAGGGCAAGAAGCCCAATGATAAGCGGAATGACCCGAGGAAGGTCCCAAAGGCGATCCCCAATGCCGGGATGAGTAGTGGCGCCAGTGGCATGGGCTACCAGCCCCCTGCTCTTACCGATTTGCAGTTCCAGAATCGCCTAAAGTCTAGAAAATATTATCCCAAGAAGAAGTTCAATAACCGGTTTGCGCCGTATGCCCCCAGGAACACGACTTCTTTTATCATAAGAGCGAAGAAGTCGGGCGGCATTGCCTCGATGGTGTCCCCGTGTCCGGTCACGCCAGCGGTGTTGCCGACGCCGATATTTTCGCCCTCCAGAGAGGTGTTGGTTGATATGGCAAAAGAGGAGTGGGGTGTGGATGGGTATGGGTCCATGAAGGGTCTCATTAGGCTACGGAATGAGGTCGAGAACAGGGataatgaggaggaggaggatgagaaCGAGGAGGAAAATAACGGGTCCAGCGAGAGTGACGTAGAAGAGGAGAAGGACAGCGTGATGAGCAGACTGGATCATGAAATGAATCGCTTTGAGATGGTTTACCCCAATTACGGTTCTGATTATAACAATTTACTAGTGAATAGGGTGGATGATCAAGATACCCACATTGCACAACTCGAGGAAGAGAATCTAGCTTTGAGAGAAAGGCTCTTCTTGATGGAGAGGGAAATGGAGGACTTGAGGAGGAGGTTGAACTTCCTGGAGAGGCAGCACCATGTGGATGAAGATGTGAACGAGGAGGTAGTGGAGAATGAGTCTGACAATGAGAGTGAAGATGAATGCAATGTTAATGTTCCGGGTGGTGTGAGCAAAGGAGAGGACATGGATTGTGTGGATGGCGATGTAGGTGGAAGGGATGTTAAGTTTGATGGTGATGCCAAGGAGGAGAAATATGATTCCACACTAGGAAATAAAGCAATTCCAGAGGTTGCTATGGAAGAGTTTATTTCAAACGAAGCAATTCTAAAAGAAGACGAGTCAGGATATGAGGAACAACGTGATGGGGTCATCCCAGGAAGAGCAAAGTCTGAGGGGGAGGAGGGggtgaaagttgtagagaatgAGGTCTCACATGAAGTGAATCTTAAATGGGATGAGTGTGAACAGAAGGACGATGCAAATGCGCCTTTGGAGAAGAGCATCGGCGATGGTCAATAA
- the LOC120286017 gene encoding LOW QUALITY PROTEIN: probable plastid-lipid-associated protein 12, chloroplastic (The sequence of the model RefSeq protein was modified relative to this genomic sequence to represent the inferred CDS: deleted 1 base in 1 codon) gives MASRVHGLQFNTVTPSPALLAPQSLGRCSPTKSVKCRRSRGRGGLVPCRSSLVGEQQEASPFTDPEAQLIEALIGIQGRGRSATPQQVQDVERAVAVLETLTGVPDPTSSDLIEGRWQLMFTTRPGTSSPIQRTFVGVDVFSVFQEIYLRSNDPRVSNVVVFSEAIGELKVEAAASISDGKRILFRFDRAAFSIKFLPFKVPYPVPFRLLGDEAKGWLDTIFCQNLETSISRGNKGTTFVLQKLTEPRQLLLSAISTGKGIEKAIDEIASSSKNKGDGELELVEGEWNMIWSSQMETDSWIENAANGLMGRQIVKKSGQLKFLVNILPGLRFSMNGSFVKSGTNAYDVTMDDAAIIGGPFGYPVEMETKFKLELLYTDDKIRISRGYNNIVFVHLRVDGTK, from the exons ATGGCTTCCCGCGTTCACGGGCTTCAGTTCAACACGGTCACGCCGTCTCCCGCACTCCTCGCTCCGCAATCCCTCGGCCGCTGCTCTCCGACGAAGTCCGTCAAGTGCCGCCGGAGCCGAGGTCGCGGCGGCCTCGTCCCTTGCCGTTCCTCTCTCGTCGGCGAGCAGCAGGAGGCCTCGCCGTTCACTGATCCGGAGGCGCAGCTCATCGAAGCTCTCATCGGCATTCAAGGCCGCGGTCGCTCTGCCACTCCGCAGCAGGTCCAG GATGTCGAGCGAGCAGTTGCAGTTCTGGAGACTTTGACAGGAGTGCCAGATCCG ACAAGCTCCGATCTAATCGAAGGTCGATGGCAGTTGATGTTTACAACTCGACCTGGAACATCATCCCCAATTCAG AGAACATTTGTTGGCGTTGACGTGTTTAGCGTATTTCAAGAGATATATCTTAGATCAAATGATCCACGTGTGTCCAACGTCGTAGTATTCTCTGAAGCCATTGGCGAGTTAAAAGTAGAG GCAGCTGCATCAATCAGTGATGGAAAAAGGATCCTTTTTCGGTTTGATAGGGCGgctttttccattaaatttctACCATTCAAGGTTCCATATCCAGTGCCATTTAGGCTTCTTGGAGATGAAGCAAAAGGATGGTTAGACACCATATTTTGTCAGAATCTGGAAACCTCC ATCTCAAGAGGAAATAAG GGAACCACCTTTGTGCTGCAAAAGCTGACTGAACCTAGGCAATTGTTACTGTCAGCTATTTCCACTGGAAAAGGAATTGAAAAG GCAATTGATGAGATCGCATCTTCAAGCAAGAACAAAGGCGACGGCGAGCTTGAACTTGTAGAAGGTGAATGGAATATGATCTGGAGTTCACAG ATGGAGACAGACAGTTGGATAGAGAATGCAGCTAATGGCCTTATGGGAAGACAG ATTGTCAAAAAGAGTGGACAACTGAAATTTTTGGTGAACATCTTGCCTGGCCTGAGATTCTCCATGAATGGCTCATTTGT GAAATCTGGCACCAATGCGTATGATGTCACGATGGACGACGCTGCCATCATCGGAGGACCATTTGGATATCCTGTGGAAATGGAGACCAAGTTTAAGCTGGAACTTTT ATATACAGATGACAAAATCAGGATCAGTCGGGGCTACAACAACATAGTTTTTGTGCACCTACGTGTGGATGGAACGAAGTAA